From Perca flavescens isolate YP-PL-M2 chromosome 19, PFLA_1.0, whole genome shotgun sequence:
TTGTCAGGCTCTCCAGGACACCAGTTCTGGTAGGAGAAGAGTGAACTATCACTCCACAGCCAAACACCCTCCTACAGACAAGATAATTGAAAATTAGATACATTAATATAGATGTTTTAATCAAATGACTGCCAGATTgtgtaaataaactaaataaataaaatagcctACCTCTTGTGCATCAGAGCCTCCGAGCCATGCTTCTTTGTACTCATAACTGGTGCTCATTATCAGCCTCTGAATCTCATGGTATTCCTGTACGTTATGCACTGATGCAAGGTTCCCACCCAGGGACTGACAATTTCTCTgataaacaaacagacagacagacatacgttattttcttgattcatcgattagttgtttgattTATAAATGTCAGAATATGGTGAGAAAACGATCTGTGTATCCCAGAGCCCAAGATAACATCCTTCAATGTCTTGTGTGACATGTtttgaactgaatatctttgaggtGTCCACACCTCAAAGATATTCGGTTTACTGTCACAAATgagtgaaaaaaacataaaatattcacatttaaagctatagtgcgtagtttttgtctcccccatgaggaattctaagtaacaacaacactgtcggcgcatccacatgatacaagccttccgtgatcttGCACACACTCCCACTCCTCCTCTATGCAGTTGCTAGTATGcaaggacacagaggattaaaaaaacatgatgtactcttcagaagaggtaattatcttcatgATGATGaatatgttgattattttctcgattcatcgattagttgtttggtctaaaaaaaatgtcagaaaatggtgatgacgatcagtgtttcccagagcccaagataacatcctcaaatgtcttgtttgacTTGTTTTGAAATGTATATCTTTGAggtgtccacaactcaaagaaatttagtttaatttaataGTCAACAACTAATTGATTTATCTCTGCAGCTCTAGTGCAGTTGCCATGAAACTAATAAATAGAAGAGGTGAAGGACACCAAGTCAGAAGAAGACGTCAATTATCCAAGAGTGCAAGTCAACACAAAATGTACTTTACATAGAAGCAATGAATCAAAAATAATTCTGATTACCTCAGCATTAGACCAAGTCATGGCTCTTGGAAAATAGTGGAAACAGCGACCTCTGAACTCAGACCAACCGCTGGGACAAGATGTCGCCCTCTTGACCAGGTGACTCTTTACTGGCAACAAATAAGAGAATAAAGGGTAAGTCGTCGGTTAAAGTCTCTACGTGATCTTTATAAGTTTAAATGATtgcattgcaaaaaaaaaaaaacacaagatccCATCATCCTTATTGTGGCCTCTGGTTACCAATCAGCTTTAGAGTTGATTTGGAAGCTGTAGTGTCACACTTTGGGAACTATTTGGATATGCTCTAATATTTAAATTAGCAAGATACATACTTGGACTTGGCAAAAACCTGCACATCCCCTGTGCAATATTTCCCCACTTGTCCTGGATGCTAGCAGTGTttgggctaacgttagctggctcCTGATCTTTATTAGATTCAGGATAGTTTACACTGCAGTCAGTGTTACCCAACACAGCATTACATTTGACATACACATTGGTTAGTCATCATCCTAAATACCTTTTCTCCTGTAACATTAGAAAGTGAAATTATACTGAAAAGTATATAGGCCAAGTAGCTAAATTGGGATctgtaagaaataaatacattttctatttcatactTACTTTCCTTTAATACTAGGACTATTAAGCTCCATAAACCAATCGTTTTATCAGGTGAAAACTGGTAATTTAATACAGAATATTGGACAAAGTGAAATGCatttaagtaaaaatgtaaaagacaaCC
This genomic window contains:
- the LOC114545961 gene encoding ladderlectin-like, encoding MKMLTVAALLCAMMALTRAAVKSHLVKRATSCPSGWSEFRGRCFHYFPRAMTWSNAERNCQSLGGNLASVHNVQEYHEIQRLIMSTSYEYKEAWLGGSDAQEEGVWLWSDSSLFSYQNWCPGEPDNWRSIQHCLQMNYGEGKCWDDVGCSSLRPFVCSKKI